The Deinococcus aerolatus genome includes a region encoding these proteins:
- a CDS encoding four-helix bundle copper-binding protein: MTQNAGSAITRMLQTHPQLGQSPFDMNALTTCIEACFECAQVCTSCADACLGETEHAGHLTHCIR, encoded by the coding sequence ATGACCCAGAACGCTGGTTCCGCCATCACCCGCATGCTGCAGACGCACCCGCAACTCGGCCAGTCCCCCTTCGACATGAACGCCCTGACCACCTGCATCGAGGCCTGCTTCGAGTGTGCCCAGGTGTGTACTTCCTGCGCCGACGCCTGCCTAGGCGAGACCGAACACGCCGGGCACCTGACCCACTGCATCCGCC